The genomic stretch GTGGCGCTGGACCGACCGGTGCGCGCCGTGTCGTATAGCCTCAGCCGGCTCTCGGAGCTCATCTCACCAATCGGCCGCACCGTGCGGCTGACACGAGACCGCGACGCCGACGGACGTGCCATGGCCCGACTCCTGGAGATGGGGGACCTCGTCGTCGTCTGCCCCGAGGGCACCACCTGCCGCGAGCCGTACCTGCTCCGGTTCAGTCCACTTTTCGCGGAGCTCAGCGACGACGTGGTAGGTGTCGCCGTCGAGACGGCCATGTTCTACCCCACCACGGCGGGGGGGCTCAAGTGCCTCGATCCGTTCTTCTACATGGTCAACCCGAGGATGTGCTACACGGTGCAGTTCCTGGAGCAGGTGCGCACGGCGGTGGTCAGGGAGGGGAAGGTGCCGAGCGCCGACATGGCCAATCTCGTGCAGAAGAAGATTGGAGATGCGCTCGGATACAGCTGCACTATGCTCACCAGGAAGGACAAGTACCTCATGCTGGCCGGCAACGACGGCGTCGTCCGCAAAGTAGACGGCAAGTGCTCGTCTCCTCCAGCGGGGAGGACGAACAACTGATGATGAATCATATCTACACCTGTCTATTTTGTCCTTACAGTTACTCGTCATGAATGAAAGTCGTTGCACACAGTTTTTCTTTGTACTAGGTGACTGTTATTTCCTATAGCATATCTACTCCTTCTAATCCATGTTAATTGTGGCTAATTTAGTACTACAAAGTTGTAGTACTCTACTAAATtaatggattggagggagtataaAAAGGTTATTGCACACGCAAATTTTTAGTGGACAACCTGCAGCTACCCGTACACTCCTGCCTAGATATGAATGTTATCAACTTAATGGTACGATATAATTACTTGGTTAATGATGGCAGTGATTTAGGCATGATAGTACTTAGTGGATGGTGCAA from Triticum aestivum cultivar Chinese Spring unplaced genomic scaffold, IWGSC CS RefSeq v2.1 scaffold213235, whole genome shotgun sequence encodes the following:
- the LOC123177510 gene encoding glycerol-3-phosphate acyltransferase 1-like, with the protein product ALDRPVRAVSYSLSRLSELISPIGRTVRLTRDRDADGRAMARLLEMGDLVVVCPEGTTCREPYLLRFSPLFAELSDDVVGVAVETAMFYPTTAGGLKCLDPFFYMVNPRMCYTVQFLEQVRTAVVREGKVPSADMANLVQKKIGDALGYSCTMLTRKDKYLMLAGNDGVVRKVDGKCSSPPAGRTNN